One window of Lytechinus variegatus isolate NC3 chromosome 2, Lvar_3.0, whole genome shotgun sequence genomic DNA carries:
- the LOC121408439 gene encoding uncharacterized protein LOC121408439 — protein MAEELKDTIAQSLECPVCLTTFTDPKILSCSHTYCKVCLEKLLECHGDDQMIRCPVCKADTQVPHQDVDKLPASQALRNLIEDVKNQHQICTNCDSENKPKAVVYCQDCGNYLCLTCHNMHSQWKNFVDHEIIAMSEISSGKVSIRRYRKCRKHPKEDEECFCSNCKRFTCFRCAVMEHKDQGHQVIESAAYESHHTKTIDELKSKVEKKQSSFQNYIDLIDKEQKCVDDAMKHCADDIVKAYDEAVQQLTEKREILLGEVKGKTERVEEALGGMKKSAQQHINQLTTIAEMVINRRNAPVDMDTRAVFDTLCEDLQEALNQENPDCEQPNKTCMKAKSSSFERNSGKDELGLGKIVNVVVKSIALPTKDSMNAMINTPDCSMAVGCVKAHGVNIFSADGHLQQTVLKDVQIFALGFLSDGRCVAMDNSNTLALYTPEFMKLDVIFETLNCDEGGISNLTVDSDDLIYVSYRKPEKIQVFSSAGGKAVKEIQCHGYVPSQITSYNDSLIISTGETVHLIDKEGDVKHTLTKGSNTCLYAAVSQSNTILIAMVKYDEGLVIIEEYTDELKYVRNLVKEYKIEKPERLWYYLKQYHSGEIAFCTPDNLYIIIRGSRGRGRFEGSGHPLSAEQKEGKSGGKRREKREDKKNGKHKRMKTGE, from the coding sequence ATGGCTGAGGAATTAAAAGACACGATCGCTCAGAGTCTGGAGTGTCCCGTTTGTCTGACTACCTTTACTGATCCAAAGATCCTGTCTTGTTCCCACACCTACTGCAAGGTCTGTCTGGAAAAGCTCTTGGAATGCCATGGTGATGATCAGATGATCCGATGTCCTGTCTGCAAAGCTGATACCCAGGTCCCACACCAGGATGTTGACAAACTACCGGCAAGCCAAGCTTTGAGGAATCTCATAGAGGACGTGaaaaatcaacatcaaatctgtACGAATTGTGATTCCGAGAATAAGCCCAAAGCTGTTGTCTACTGCCAAGACTGTGGCAACTATCTATGTCTTACTTGCCACAATATGCACTCTCAGTGGAAAAACTTTGTTGATCATGAGATCATAGCCATGAGTGAGATCTCATCAGGAAAGGTGTCAATACGTAGATACcggaaatgcaggaaacatccgaaagaagatgaagaatgtTTCTGTTCTAATTGTAAGAGATTCACATGCTTCAGGTGTGCTGTTATGGAACATAAGGATCAAGGACACCAGGTCATCGAGTCAGCTGCTTATGAAAGTCATCACACGAAGACAATCGACGAGCTTAAATCCAAGGTGGAGAAGAAACAATCTAGCTTTCAGAATTACATCGATCTCATCGATAAAGAGCAGAAGTGTGTGGATGATGCTATGAAGCATTGCGCAGATGACATCGTCAAAGCATATGATGAAGCAGTTCAGCAGTTGacagagaagagagaaatcctACTTGGTGAAGTCAAGGGAAAGACTGAAAGAGTAGAGGAAGCCCTGGGAGGAATGAAGAAATCAGCTCAGCAGCACATCAATCAGTTGACGACCATTGCTGAGATGGTAATCAATAGGAGAAATGCGCCAGTAGACATGGATACTCGGGCTGTATTTGATACTTTATGTGAAGACCTGCAGGAGGCCTTAAATCAGGAAAATCCTGATTGCGAGCAGCCGAATAAAACATGCATGAAGGCGAAAAGTTCCAGTTTTGAGAGAAATAGCGGAAAGGACGAGTTAGGTCTTGGTAAAATTGTTAATGTAGTTGTAAAGAGCATAGCTTTGCCTACTAAAGATAGCATGAATGCCATGATAAACACACCAGATTGTAGTATGGCAGTAGGATGTGTGAAAGCACACGGCGTGAACATCTTCTCTGCTGATGGTCATCTCCAGCAGACAGTCCTCAAGGATGTTCAGATTTTTGCATTAGGTTTCCTCTCTGATGGTCGATGTGTTGCAATGGATAACTCAAACACTCTAGCACTGTATACACCAGAGTTCATGAAGTTGGATGTGATTTTTGAGACTCTGAATTGCGATGAAGGTGGGATTTCTAACCTCACTGTTGATAGTGATGATCTGATCTATGTTAGCTACAGGAAACCTGAGAAGATCCAGGTATTCTCATCAGCAGGTGGGAAGGCAGTCAAGGAGATACAATGCCACGGATATGTACCATCGCAAATCACTTCTTACAATGATTCACTAATCATTAGTACAGGTGAAACAGTACATTTGATAGACAAAGAAGGTGATGTAAAACATACATTAACCAAAGGAAGTAATACTTGCCTATATGCTGCAGTGTCTCAAAGCAATACAATCCTGATAGCCATGGTGAAGTACGATGAAGGATTGGTGATCATTGAGGAGTATACTGACGAGCTGAAGTACGTTCGGAACCTCGTTAAAGAGTACAAGATTGAGAAGCCTGAGAGACTTTGGTATTATCTCAAGCAGTACCATTCAGGAGAGATCGCCTTCTGCACTCCTGATAACCTCTATATTATCAtacgcggatccagggggaggggtaGATTCGAGGGGTCCGGGCACCCCCTATCGGCGGAgcaaaaagaaggaaaaagcgggggaaaaagaagggaaaagagagaagacaAAAAGAACGGGAAACATAAGAGGATGAAGACgggtgaataa